In the candidate division KSB1 bacterium genome, TGCTTAAATCCACTGTGTCAGGAGCGATTTCCAATAATGGCCTGCTAAACCAAATGCACACTACAATAGTGGCAAGGATACTTAAAATTGCCAGGCCAAATAGCACAGTTTGATTTAGACCCAAATAACCCACTAGCGCCTGGCCCACATCCGTATTGGAGTCAAAAACGGCCACCATAACCTGGGGTATTGATTGTATCAGCCCATGAAAAGCCAGCCATAAAATGAGCAATTTCCACTCATTCCCGGTGTTTCTTATTCTTTGAAACCAGGCCCAGCATATCAAACCGATAATGAAGATTGCCAAAGCCCCTGAACCCTGCATTAAAGATTCCATGGGATGATGACCCGACCAGTTATGGTTATTATGATACAAGGTTGATTGCAGACCGAGTACCTTTTTACCCAACACCAGAAATAATTCCTGGTAAAAGAATATCACATTATAGGCAACAGCGTACAAAACTGCAGAATTCAATAAAGCTAAGTAGTGGGTTAATCTTGGTTTTTCAAATTTATTTTTATACCTACGAAGATTCAGAAGTCCAATTAATATTGGACCTAAAATAAGGAACGAAAAGAATATCCTGGTTAAAATCATTTTATTATTTCCTGAAAGACTAACCTTTGAAGGGATTGTTTCTCTTCAATAAATTCTTATTATTTCTCCATTCCCCATTCCTTCAATACTTCTTACGTAGCCATTGATTACTTTTTGCATCGGTATCGGATTATGGCCAGGAAAATAATCCGAATATTTATCGACTGCATCTTCAACCAACCCACAGGACACAACATTAACCCTTATCCCATTTTTCATTTCCAAAGCCGCAGCTTTAACAAAACTGTGAATACCGCCATTCACCATGGCCGCGCTTGTGGTCATGAGTACGGGATCATCCGCCAATATTCCGGTGGTTAAGGTTATGGAACCATTTTGGTTGATATAATTTTGCCCGATTCGAACTAAGTTGACTTGCCCCATTAATTTACTCTTAATACCGATATAGAAATCGTCTTCTGATAATGATTCAAGTTTGTCCCACTTGGCTTCTCCGGCAGCACATACTACCGCATTTATATTTGCAACCGATTCAAACATAGCTTTAATCGAAAGGCTATCTTCAATATCAACTGTGATGTCACAATCTCTTCTTCCGGCAACTAAAGTCTCGTGTTTACTTGAAAGATATCCAGTTACCTTTTTACCAATGGTCCCCTTGCCGCCAATGATTAATATTCTCATTTATCTTTTCTCTTTTTTACTTTACTTTTTACTTTTTAAATATGCTGCCAACGATTAATAAATCACGTCTAAATGAAATTTATCTGCGGCTATTAATTTTCGTCTAATTTAAAATCCGGATTATATATAATTCCGAGTATGTTACCCCAGGGATCCTTTACAGAAGCGACCATTAATTCTCCTCCTACATTAGTGGGTTTTTCAACTGCAATGGCTCCCAATCCAAGCAACCTGTCATAAGTTTCCTTTATATGATCCACACCCCAATAAGCAACGACACTTATACCTTTGTTTGTTGCGGGATTCTCTTCCGGCAGTAACCCCAATTCATAACCGCCAATATTAAATCCGACATAAAACGGTTCGTCAAAATAAGGCTCTATCTCAAAAACTTTGGAATACCATTCTTTGGCTTTTTGAAGGTCACCTACATGATATACTATTGTTCGCAATCCGAGGAATGAAGTTTTCATTGTAACCTGTTCCTTTTTTGTATCTTGAGCTAAACCTGGTTGAAATAAACAAATAATCAAAACAGCTACGTTAATAATTTTCATCAGGTTTCCTTCAGTAATATAGGCTAATAATTTGAATCAAAAAGTACTAAAAATAAATAAAAAAGCAAAATTTGTTTGGCACAGCTTTTATGCCTTCTCTGTTTCTTTGTGCTTAATAGTGGCAGAGATTCGTAAAAGCGACGAACCTAATTTTATATGAGAAACTTCAATTTCTTGAAAGTTATTTTGGTTTACCCCTTTTCATATTCTTATTAAATGGCATTTTCAATTGATAGAGCACATTTTCGTCTGTGGCGTCATCGAGGATGTCTAATCCGTAGCGCACCTTTTGGGGATCGCCATAGACCAATGTGCCGAAAATACGATCCCAGAAGGAGAAGATATTGCCATAGTTTCTGTCGGTCCAGGGCAGCTCAAAATGATGATGAAATTTATGCACATTGGGCGTGATAAAAACAAAACTTAGCGGTTTGTCCAGCCAAAGTGGCACAATGACATTCGCATGGGTCATGTAGGCGAAGAAGACGGTAACGATGCGATAGAAAAAGTAGAAAGCGATGGGGGCGCCAATCACAATAATTGCAAATAAAGCAAAGATTTCCCGCAAAATATAATCGCCCGGATGATGGCGTGTTCCGGTTGTTACATCCACTTTGGTATCGCTATGGTGGATCATATGAACCCTCCACATCCAATTGACTTTGTGCAGCAGGTAGTGAACAGTATATTGCGCCACCAGGTCTAATAACAGGACTGCAATCAGCAATTCAGCCCAGATGGATAATTTGATGTAGAATAACAAGCCAATTTCATTTTGCTGGATCCAGTTGAATATGCCAACTGTAATAATACCGAAAATAATATTGATGGTGATCGTAAATGCCAGAAACACAAAATTAATACGAGCATGGCGCCACTTACGATAATCAAATCGAAATAAGGGGTAATTGCCTTCCAGAACCCAGGTAAAAGCCAAACAACTAATGATCCAAACCAGTTTCTGCCAGGCCGGCATTTGCTCGAAGAAGTTAAGGAAAGAGTCCATGGTTTGAACCTAATCAACTTTTGGAGAACTTAGAGGAATAATATTATTCAAAAGTATTTTTTACAGAAGACTTAACCGTTGAATTTTTTATTTCTTTATTATTGATTATACCGTTTTCTTCATCATTAAGAATTTTTGTACGTGGAATGGGTCTTCGAATCGTTTCCAGTTTAATTCCCGCCTTAATAGCATGCATAATACCAACGGCTTCTAAATAGTTTTCCACAATAAATAATTTACCGGGTTGGAATGGGAGGTCTTCTAAATTATTTAGCATATAATTTTTGTTTTCTTTAACCGCAATAACGGGTATGCCATGTTCCATTGCCGCTAATGTTGGCAGACCAATACAACCATCCGGAATAATTAAACAAGAAATATCTTCAACATTTAATCCTTTATCATATGAAACGATCTTAGGGCTTTTGTGCAAGCCTTTTAATATACAATGAAGATATGTAACCGAGGATGTCTCTGGCGCTTTTCTTGGATCTACAATACCAACATCCAGATCCATTATTTCTCTGGAAACCATCATTGGAGAATGAGCACATGGAACTCTAAACTCTTCTGCAATACTATGTGTTAACATGGCTTCAATTCCGCCCCA is a window encoding:
- a CDS encoding short chain dehydrogenase, coding for MRILIIGGKGTIGKKVTGYLSSKHETLVAGRRDCDITVDIEDSLSIKAMFESVANINAVVCAAGEAKWDKLESLSEDDFYIGIKSKLMGQVNLVRIGQNYINQNGSITLTTGILADDPVLMTTSAAMVNGGIHSFVKAAALEMKNGIRVNVVSCGLVEDAVDKYSDYFPGHNPIPMQKVINGYVRSIEGMGNGEIIRIY
- a CDS encoding VOC family protein, with translation MKTSFLGLRTIVYHVGDLQKAKEWYSKVFEIEPYFDEPFYVGFNIGGYELGLLPEENPATNKGISVVAYWGVDHIKETYDRLLGLGAIAVEKPTNVGGELMVASVKDPWGNILGIIYNPDFKLDEN
- a CDS encoding sterol desaturase family protein codes for the protein MDSFLNFFEQMPAWQKLVWIISCLAFTWVLEGNYPLFRFDYRKWRHARINFVFLAFTITINIIFGIITVGIFNWIQQNEIGLLFYIKLSIWAELLIAVLLLDLVAQYTVHYLLHKVNWMWRVHMIHHSDTKVDVTTGTRHHPGDYILREIFALFAIIVIGAPIAFYFFYRIVTVFFAYMTHANVIVPLWLDKPLSFVFITPNVHKFHHHFELPWTDRNYGNIFSFWDRIFGTLVYGDPQKVRYGLDILDDATDENVLYQLKMPFNKNMKRGKPK